The proteins below come from a single Scatophagus argus isolate fScaArg1 chromosome 15, fScaArg1.pri, whole genome shotgun sequence genomic window:
- the LOC124071992 gene encoding dehydrogenase/reductase SDR family member 13-like produces the protein MKQNVHWDKNLLTSVFLLIVQQTPEFHSGQTWEKPKITRGGRVVTVSSMAHRWGQIDFDALAVNRHLGTGRYSWQFFQAYCNSKLCNVLFTHERPPGVVRTELSRHVSLWQKVFIEPVARLLFLDPEAGAQTTLHCSLREGIEPLSGRYFSCCAAQEMCAQARDDAVARILWEVSETLCGLS, from the exons atgaaacaaaatgttcactggGACAAAAATCTCCTGACTTCCGTCTTCCTCTTGATCGTTCAACAGACACCAGAATTCCATTCAGGGCAAACCTGGGAGAAGCCAAAGATTACACGCGGAGGACGCGTGGTCACCGTGTCCTCCATGGCTCATCGCTGGGGACAAATCGACTTTGAT GCTCTGGCAGTGAACAGACACCTGGGCACCGGCAGGTACAGCTGGCAGTTCTTCCAGGCGTACTGCAACAGTAAACTGTGTAACGTGCTCTTCACCCACG AGCGTCCACCAG GTGTCGTTCGGACCGAGCTTTCACGTCACGTCAGCCTGTGGCAGAAGGTTTTCATCGAGCCCGTGGCCCGGCTGCTGTTCCTGGACCCAGAGGCCGGAGCTCAGACCACGCTGCACTGCAGCCTGCGGGAGGGAATCGAACCTCTGAGCGGACGTTACTTCTCCTGCTGTGCCGCACAGGAAATGTGCGCCCAGGCCCGAGACGATGCCGTGGCTCGGATACTGTGGGAGGTCAGCGAGACGCTGTGTGGTCTGTCCTGA